The following coding sequences lie in one Pleurodeles waltl isolate 20211129_DDA unplaced genomic scaffold, aPleWal1.hap1.20221129 scaffold_188, whole genome shotgun sequence genomic window:
- the LOC138274524 gene encoding histone H2A type 2-C has translation MSGRGKQGGKARAKAKTRSSRAGLQFPVGRVHRLLRKGSYAERVGAGAPVYLAAVLEYLTAEILELAGNAARDNKKTRIIPRHLQLAIRNDEELNKLLGRVTIAQGGVLPNIQAVLLPKKTESHKAGGKASK, from the coding sequence ATGTCTGGACGCGGAAAGCAAGGAGGCAAGGCCCGCGCTAAGGCCAAGACACGCTCTTCCAGAGCCGGACTGCAGTTCCCTGTGGGCCGTGTGCACAGGCTGCTCCGAAAGGGAAGCTACGCCGAGCGGGTCGGCGCCGGTGCCCCCGTCTATCTGGCTGCAGTCCTGGAGTACCTGACGGCCGAGATCCTCGAGCTGGCCGGCAACGCGGCCCGGGACAACAAGAAGACCCGCATCATCCCCAGGCACCTCCAGCTCGCCATCCGCAACGACGAGGAGCTCAACAAGCTGCTGGGCAGAGTCACCATCGCCCAGGGAGGCGTCCTGCCAAACATCCAGGCCGTGCTGCTGCCCAAGAAAACCGAGAGCCACAAGGCTGGGGGCAAAGCAAGCAAGTGA
- the LOC138274522 gene encoding histone H1-like, which translates to MRGAPAGGTFLICASASTLCTMAETAPAAAAPPAEVAPKKKAKKAAGPSKAKKPAGPSVAELILKAVTASAERKGVSLAALKKVLSADGYDVDKNKSRVKAALKGLVSKGALAQLKGTGASGSFKVNKKQLEGKKAAKKPAAKKPAAKKAAPAAKKPKKAPAGVKKSPKKAKKPAAAKSPKKPKAAPAKKAAKSPAKAKAAKPKAAKKSPAKVVKPKAAKPKAAKPKKAAPKKK; encoded by the coding sequence ATGCGCGGAGCTCCGGCGGGAGGGACATTTCTCATCTGTGCTAGCGCCTCGACTCTCTGTACCATGGCTGAAACCGCTCCAGCTGCCGCGGCCCCTCCCGCTGAAGTAGCCCCCAAGAAGAAGGCGAAGAAGGCGGCGGGGCCGTCTAAGGCCAAGAAGCCCGCGGGACCCAGCGTCGCCGAGCTCATCCTGAAAGCGGTCACCGCCTCTGCCGAGAGGAAGGGGGTCTCCCTGGCGGCGCTGAAGAAGGTGCTGAGCGCCGACGGCTACGATGTGGACAAGAACAAGAGCCGCGTCAAGGCCGCCCTCAAGGGCCTGGTCAGCAAGGGCGCCCTGGCCCAGCTGAAGGGCACCGGCGCCTCCGGCTCCTTCAAGGTGAACAAGAAGCAGCTGGAGGGCAAGAAGGCGGCCAAGAAACCAGCGGCCAAGAAACCAGCGGCCAAGAAAGCCGCCCCGGCCGCCAAGAAGCCCAAGAAGGCCCCCGCGGGGGTGAAGAAGAGCCCGAAGAAGGCCAAGAAGCCGGCGGCGGCCAAGAGCCCCAAGAAGCCCAAAGCTGCCCCGGCCAAGAAGGCTGCCAAGAGTCCCGCGAAAGCAAAGGCGGCCAAGCCCAAGGCAGCCAAGAAAAGCCCCGCCAAGGTGGTGAAACCCAAGGCGGCCAAACCCAAAGCAGCCAAGCCCAAAAAGGCAGCGCCCAAGAAGAAGTAA
- the LOC138274526 gene encoding histone H4 — protein sequence MSGRGKGGKGLGKGGAKRHRKVLRDNIQGITKPAIRRLARRGGVKRISGLIYEETRGVLKVFLENVIRDAVTYTEHAKRKTVTAMDVVYALKRQGRTLYGFGG from the coding sequence ATGTCTGGACGCGGCAAAGGAGGAAAGGGGCTCGGCAAAGGCGGTGCCAAGAGGCACAGGAAGGTGCTCCGCGACAACATCCAGGGCATCACCAAGCCCGCCATTCGCCGCCTGGCTCGCCGCGGCGGTGTCAAGCGCATCTCCGGCCTCATCTACGAGGAGACCCGCGGTGTGCTGAAGGTTTTCCTGGAGAACGTCATCCGGGACGCCGTCACCTATACCGAGCACGCCAAGAGAAAGACCGTcaccgccatggatgtggtgtACGCCCTGAAGCGCCAGGGACGTACTCTCTACGGATTTGGCGGTTAA
- the LOC138274525 gene encoding histone H2B 1.2-like, which translates to MPEPAKSAPAPKKGSKKALSKPPKKDGKKRKRTRKESYAIYIYKVMKQVHPDTGISSKAMGIMNSFVNDIFERIAGEASRLAHYNQRRTITSREIQTAVRLLLPGELAKHAVSEGTKAVTKYTSAK; encoded by the coding sequence ATGCCTGAACCAGCCAAGTCCGCGCCGGCTCCCAAGAAGGGCTCCAAGAAAGCGCTGTCCAAGCCGCCCAAGAAGGACGGCAAGAAgcgcaagaggaccaggaaggagAGCTACGCTATCTACATTTACAAAGTGATGAAGCAGGTGCACCCCGACACCGGCATCTCCTCCAAGGCCATGGGCATCATGAACTCCTTCGTCAACGACATCTTTGAGCGCATCGCCGGGGAGGCTTCCCGCCTGGCTCACTACAACCAGCGGCGCACCATCACCTCCCGGGAGATCCAGACCGCCGTGCGCCTGCTGCTCCCCGGAGAGCTGGCCAAGCACGCCGTGTCCGAGGGCACCAAGGCCGTCACCAAGTACACTAGCGCCAAGTAA
- the LOC138274523 gene encoding histone H3 → MARTKQTARKSTGGKAPRKQLATKAARKSAPATGGVKKPHRYRPGTVALREIRRYQKSTELLIRKLPFQRLVREIAQDFKTDLRFQSSAVMALQEASEAYLVGLFEDTNLCAIHAKRVTIMPKDIQLARRIRGERA, encoded by the coding sequence ATGGCCCGCACCAAGCAGACCGCCCGCAAGTCCACCGGAGGGAAGGCGCCTCGCAAGCAGCTGGCCACCAAGGCTGCCCGCAAGAGCGCGCCTGCCACCGGAGGAGTCAAGAAGCCTCACCGCTACAGGCCCGGGACCGTGGCTCTCCGCGAGATCCGCCGCTACCAGAAGTCCACCGAGCTGCTCATCCGCAAGCTGCCCTTCCAGCGCCTGGTGCGGGAGATCGCGCAGGACTTCAAGACCGACCTGCGCTTCCAGAGCTCGGCCGTCATGGCCCTGCAGGAGGCCAGCGAGGCCTACCTGGTCGGGCTCTTTGAGGACACCAACTTGTGCGCCATCCACGCCAAGAGGGTCACCATCATGCCCAAGGACATTCAGCTGGCCCGTCGTATCCGCGGCGAGAGGGCCTAA